The Coffea arabica cultivar ET-39 chromosome 6e, Coffea Arabica ET-39 HiFi, whole genome shotgun sequence genome contains the following window.
GATATTTGACATCCTATGAGTATTCCCGCACGGTGCTTCCTTCTGAATTCATTGAAGGTACTCAGTCTGTGAGATGACGGAAGGCAACTTCTTGAATAAGCTCTTCAAAAATATATTCTACTTGCATCTTGTTTCGATTACGATCTTGGTGATTGTGCTTGCTATTCGCAGCATACTATCGGCATCCCATACTCACCATTTTGACACTCAAGATTGGTATCTACCTGTCCTTGTTTCGACTGCTTTTGCTGCAATTGCTGGTTTTGCATGGCAAGCGTTTACAGCCTTCAACCCTCTGAGAACTATGAAAGTAGCATTTTGGCTTAGCCCTCTGCTGATAGGTTTAGTTGGTTTCCTACTTGTCTCAATAGGTACCACAGGCAGCTTGGTGGCTGCTGCCATTGCAGTAGTTTCTGCAGTCACACAGTCACTCTATTGGTGCTGGGTCCAACCCCGACTCGAGTATGCTGGTCAGATTCTATTATTGTCTATTGCAATTCCTCCTCAAATAGCCACTGGAGTTGCATTTCTGTCCATCATCACCTGTACCCTGTACTCCAGCCTTTTGTTCTTTGGCATTGGAGGGGCTACAGCCACAAATACAAGCTGGGACATATTATTCATCTTTGTAATACTATTGAGCTTGACATGGACTGCTCATATCATCAAGAACACACAGCAAGTTGCAATCTCTCACATCAAATATATGCAACTTACATATGGACTAGAAATTGGTACAATCATGGCATTTAAGAACACATTTAAGCACTCAATAGGGACCATCTGCATAGGATCAATTCTTGTACCTGTCATTTGTGTCATACGGGGTTCAGCCCGTGCCATCAGTATGGTTTCAAAAGATGCTGATGAATTCATGTTCTCCTGCACAAGTTGCTATTCTGCAATTGCATCAAGGCTAGTAGCATATGGCAATCGATGGGGCTTCGTGCATATAGGGCTTCATAACAAAGGCATTGTGCAGTCATCAAGAAATATCTGGGAGAT
Protein-coding sequences here:
- the LOC113694954 gene encoding protein PNS1-like, whose protein sequence is MTEGNFLNKLFKNIFYLHLVSITILVIVLAIRSILSASHTHHFDTQDWYLPVLVSTAFAAIAGFAWQAFTAFNPLRTMKVAFWLSPLLIGLVGFLLVSIGTTGSLVAAAIAVVSAVTQSLYWCWVQPRLEYAGQILLLSIAIPPQIATGVAFLSIITCTLYSSLLFFGIGGATATNTSWDILFIFVILLSLTWTAHIIKNTQQVAISHIKYMQLTYGLEIGTIMAFKNTFKHSIGTICIGSILVPVICVIRGSARAISMVSKDADEFMFSCTSCYSAIASRLVAYGNRWGFVHIGLHNKGIVQSSRNIWEMFQRAGIEQLINSDLTSSFCFLSGTAGGAACALLGGSWALMSRRNYATEVSIYTFLSGYFMNRVAMSWIQAGVSAYYVAYAENPQNQKFDCTIPKFIEELQRSRV